From a single Pelodiscus sinensis isolate JC-2024 chromosome 4, ASM4963464v1, whole genome shotgun sequence genomic region:
- the LOC102445614 gene encoding proteoglycan 3-like: MKLSLVLSLALLGAVSAHQLDAGALEQEIPDEEGEEESGEPEPPCPTESEIVRMVVPGTGGRTYRYVFVSSCQTFRGAQRQCSRCYRGRLASIHSHAVNEKLRCTARTRTNRSDLWLGGKASWRFFWVRTHWMDNSVWNYSNWARGYPRSFWTRCVTMCTATGLWRCLNCGTRLPFVCEY; encoded by the exons ATGAAGCTGTCCCTGGTCCTGTCACTTGCCCTGCTAGGGGCCGTCTCTGCTCACCAGCTTG ATGCAGGTGCTCTGGAGCAGGAGATCCCGGATGAAGAGGGTGAGGAGGAGTCTGgggagccagagccaccctgccccacGGAGAGTGAGATCGTCCGGATGGTCGTGCCAGGCACTGGGGGCCGCACCTACCGCTATGTGTTTGTGAGCAGTTGCCAGACTTTTAGGGGTGCCCAG CGTCAGTGCTCCCGCTGCTACCGCGGCCGCCTGGCCTCCATCCACAGCCATGCAGTCAACGAGAAGCTACGCTGCACAGCTCGCACCCGCACCAACCGCAGCGATCTGTGGCTCGGCGGGAAAGCCTCCTGGAGG TTTTTCTGGGTGCGCACCCACTGGATGGACAACAGCGTCTGGAACTACTCCAACTGGGCCCGAGGGTACCCCAGGAGCTTTTGGACACGTTGTGTGACCATGTGCACCGCAA cTGGTCTATGGAGATGCCTCAATTGCGGAACTCGCCTGCCCTTTGTCTGCGAATACTGA